GTGGCAATACAAATACGCCGCCATCCTTGCGGTTCAAATCCCAGTCGCTGCCGACTCCGATATACGAATGCAGCACCAGCGGTTCATATTGTGTCAGCACACCCACGGTATCGATGCCCGAATTCGAGCAGTTACTTAGAGGAAAATCGATGATCCGGTAGGTTCCTCCGAAATAAACAGCCGGTTTGGCAATCGATTTGGTCAAACTTTTTAATCTTTTCCCTTGGCCTCCCGCCAATAGCATGGCTACCATCTCTTTTTTCTTCATGGAAGAGCCTCCTTGACTTATGGGTAATGGAACATGTAATAAATTAGGTTGAATGAGTGATGCTGTGAAGTGTAGACCTAAGTAAATACCCTAAAAAGAAGTGTTGTGAAAAGATGTAGCCCAAAAGAAATGCCTAGACAGGATGAATACGGGTTATACGGGGAGGATAACAGCTGATCGGGACATATTACCGGTTAAGCCGGATCAAAAGCAAAACCAGGTTGTATCCTTTATTCTAATAGTGTTCTATACCCGCCGTCAAAACCCTTTATTGCCCGCCTTAAACTGATTAATTTCTAACTGTATTTCATAATTCATAGCGCGATAAATGACTATAATTAGATTAACCATTATGATTAACCGCAATCAGCGCGAATGAATCGAAGGTTTGGCTCCAAAGACCTATTTTCAGCAAACGTTCAACCGGGGAATTCATACTATGGACATACTGCACTAACTATACTTACTTAAATTGGAGGAAATGATAATGAAAGCGCCACAAGGCGTCCGGTTGCTGCTGGTAGATGATGAGCCTCATATCCTTCAGTTTCTGGAACTGGGCCTAATTAACGAAGGCTTTGAGGTACAGACCGCCGCAGATGGCGCTGAGGCGCTGGCAGCGGCGGCCGACTTCAAGCCGCATGTCGTTATTCTCGATGTGATGATGCCCGGCATGGACGGATTCGAGGTCTGCAGGTGCCTCCGTTCCGAGGAAGCGGAGGTGGCGATCATTATGCTGACCGCGAGGGATGAGGTGGACGACCGCGTCACGGGCCTGTCCCTGGGCGCAGATGATTACATGGTGAAGCCGTTCAGCTTCGAGGAGCTGCTGGCCCGGATTCAGGCCCGGCTGCGCAACCAGTTCCCCGGCCTGCTCGGCGAGGTCCGCTGCGGCCCCTTCCGGATTGACGGCCGCCGCAAGGAGATCCGCCATAAGGAGGAGGTGCTGGAGCTGTCTCCGACTGAATATGAGCTGCTGCAGTATCTGGTGATCAACCACGGTCTGGTCCTGAGCAAGCCGATGATTCTGGACAAGGTGTGGGGCTATGACTTCGGCGGGGAGGAGAATATCGTGGAGGTCTATATACGCTCCCTCCGGGAGAAGCTCGGCGACAAGGAGCACCGGATCATCCGCACCCTGCGCGGGGCGGGGTACCGGGTGGATCTGGTATGACTGCCCGGACCCGGAGCTTCTCGGGCAGATTCCATGCTCCGCGTTCCCTGCGCAAGCAGCTGCTCGCCGCCTCGCTGCTCATTCTCTCAGGATTGCTTATACTGATCGGCACACTCCAGTATGTACTCATGCGGAATTTCATATACAGCAACCGGGCAGAGGCGATGGAGACCCAGATACGCTCTGTGCCATTTGAAATCTTCAATAATGCAGGTAACAGACGGCCCGGGGGAGACCGCCGTCCCCTGCTGCTGGACGCCCATACTACCCTCGCTATCTACAATCAGGATGGCGGCTTCATGGATTTGAAGGAAGAGACCCTGTCCGCTTCGCCTGCACCGAGAATGAGTAATGAGGCCTATAACCAGCTGTTGAGGCTCGCCCCAGACAAGCGGGGCGGGAAATACCAGCTGATTACCGCCGGGGATGGCAGCCGGCATCTGGCGGTCTTCATGAATCTGGGCAGGCCCGGTGCTGCGCGGATGCTCCTGCAGATGACAGTGGAGACCGGACCGCTGAGGGATGTCATCCTGCAGCAGCTGCTTATATTCGGAGCGTTATCGGTAGCAGCTCTGCTGGCCGGGCTGCTGCTGTATTTGCCTGCGCTGCGCAAGACGCTGGTCCCCTTATCCAACATGGGGCGTTCGGCCCAGATTATCGATGCCGGTAACCTGAATGTGCGGTTCCCTGAGCAGCAGGGCCAGCTTGAGATCGACCAGCTCTCCCAGTCCTTCAACGGTATGCTGGAGCGGCTGGAGATTTCGTTCAAAAATGAGCTGGAGGCGAAAGAGCAGATGCGCCGGTTCGCCGCCGATGCTTCCCATGAGCTGCGGACGCCGCTGACGTCTATCTACGGCTTCCTGGAGGTACTGCTGCGCGGAGCTGCCGATAACCGGGAACAGCTCTATAGCGCGCTGAACAGCATGCACGGTGAAGCCAAGCGGATCAACAAGCTGGTGGAGGACCTGCTTCTGCTCGCCCGGATGGACGGTGCCCCCCGGCTGCGGGTCAAGCAGGTACTGCTGGGCGAGCTGATCGACGACATGCAGGCACAGCTCCGGGTGCTGGCTGGAGAGCGGCAGGTCGTATTCGACCTGGCATACGGTATCCGTTGCCTGGTTGATCCTGACCAGATCAGACAGGTCCTTCTTAATCTATTCCACAATGCGGTTCAGCATACCGATGCGTTCAAGGGCATCATCCATATATCGCTGCATGCCGGGGGAGAACTCGCAGAGCTGACCGTGAAGGATAACGGCTCCGGCATCTCTGCGGAGCATCTCCCGCATGTCTTCGACCGCTTCTACCGCAGCGATTCCTCCCGCACACGCAAATACGGCGGCTCCGGGCTTGGTTTATCGATTACCAGGTCCATTGCCGAAGCGCATCAGGGAGAAGTGACAGTA
The sequence above is a segment of the Paenibacillus sp. FSL R7-0204 genome. Coding sequences within it:
- a CDS encoding response regulator transcription factor — protein: MKAPQGVRLLLVDDEPHILQFLELGLINEGFEVQTAADGAEALAAAADFKPHVVILDVMMPGMDGFEVCRCLRSEEAEVAIIMLTARDEVDDRVTGLSLGADDYMVKPFSFEELLARIQARLRNQFPGLLGEVRCGPFRIDGRRKEIRHKEEVLELSPTEYELLQYLVINHGLVLSKPMILDKVWGYDFGGEENIVEVYIRSLREKLGDKEHRIIRTLRGAGYRVDLV
- a CDS encoding sensor histidine kinase, with amino-acid sequence MTARTRSFSGRFHAPRSLRKQLLAASLLILSGLLILIGTLQYVLMRNFIYSNRAEAMETQIRSVPFEIFNNAGNRRPGGDRRPLLLDAHTTLAIYNQDGGFMDLKEETLSASPAPRMSNEAYNQLLRLAPDKRGGKYQLITAGDGSRHLAVFMNLGRPGAARMLLQMTVETGPLRDVILQQLLIFGALSVAALLAGLLLYLPALRKTLVPLSNMGRSAQIIDAGNLNVRFPEQQGQLEIDQLSQSFNGMLERLEISFKNELEAKEQMRRFAADASHELRTPLTSIYGFLEVLLRGAADNREQLYSALNSMHGEAKRINKLVEDLLLLARMDGAPRLRVKQVLLGELIDDMQAQLRVLAGERQVVFDLAYGIRCLVDPDQIRQVLLNLFHNAVQHTDAFKGIIHISLHAGGELAELTVKDNGSGISAEHLPHVFDRFYRSDSSRTRKYGGSGLGLSITRSIAEAHQGEVTVSSTPGEGAAFKVSLPCLQD